One window from the genome of Pseudomonas sp. LFM046 encodes:
- a CDS encoding major capsid protein, protein MDLFDTRTMLDAVEQMKPARRFLLNTFFNGANPRTFATTTVDIDIVKGKRKMAPFVHPRLPGSVSLREGFRADTYKPPYIQPKRETTAELVLKRSAGENPFATKTPQQRAGAILGKDLADLDDEITRREEWMCAQALTTGLVRVLGEGVDDTIDFLMDASHKITLTTDKWDAAGSDPIGNLRQWKRGRIAKDSGRTANVAVLSGEAVDAFQKNDLVMKQLNTRRVDLGIIKPEELPDGVTYLGYLNDPGVDLYSYDEWYLDDAGAEQPMIPAGGLILGSTNTQNAMLYAAIQDLEAIESGLVEARRFPKSWVTKEPSARWLKLQAAALAGFLEPDAFVYAKVV, encoded by the coding sequence ATGGATCTGTTCGATACCCGCACCATGCTCGACGCCGTTGAGCAGATGAAGCCGGCGCGCCGCTTCCTGCTCAACACCTTCTTCAACGGCGCCAACCCGCGCACCTTTGCCACCACCACCGTCGACATCGACATCGTGAAGGGCAAGCGCAAGATGGCCCCCTTCGTCCACCCGCGCCTGCCGGGCAGCGTGTCCCTGCGTGAAGGTTTTCGCGCGGACACCTACAAACCGCCGTATATCCAGCCCAAGCGCGAGACCACCGCCGAGTTGGTGCTGAAGCGCTCGGCTGGAGAGAACCCCTTCGCCACCAAAACTCCGCAGCAGCGCGCAGGTGCGATCCTGGGCAAGGATCTGGCCGACCTCGACGATGAGATCACCCGTCGCGAAGAGTGGATGTGCGCCCAGGCGCTGACCACCGGTCTCGTGCGGGTGCTTGGCGAGGGGGTGGATGACACCATCGACTTCCTGATGGACGCCAGCCACAAGATCACCCTGACCACCGACAAGTGGGATGCCGCAGGCTCCGACCCCATCGGCAACCTGCGCCAGTGGAAGCGCGGCCGGATCGCCAAGGATTCTGGCCGCACGGCCAACGTAGCGGTGCTGAGCGGTGAGGCGGTGGACGCCTTCCAGAAAAACGATCTGGTGATGAAGCAGCTCAACACCCGCCGCGTTGACCTGGGCATCATCAAGCCGGAAGAACTGCCGGACGGTGTCACCTACCTCGGCTACCTCAACGACCCGGGCGTCGACCTGTACAGCTACGACGAGTGGTACCTGGACGATGCCGGCGCCGAGCAACCGATGATCCCGGCGGGTGGCCTGATCCTCGGTTCCACCAACACCCAGAACGCCATGCTCTATGCTGCGATCCAGGACCTGGAAGCTATCGAGAGCGGTCTGGTGGAGGCGCGCCGCTTCCCGAAGTCCTGGGTCACCAAGGAGCCGAGCGCGCGCTGGCTAAAACTGCAGGCCGCTGCCCTGGCCGGCTTCCTCGAGCCCGACGCATTCGTCTACGCGAAGGTGGTGTGA